A genomic stretch from Camelus ferus isolate YT-003-E chromosome 29, BCGSAC_Cfer_1.0, whole genome shotgun sequence includes:
- the SLC10A5 gene encoding sodium/bile acid cotransporter 5, with product MIRELLIVLLLSFVTLGEARKSFLSFLNREKTEIFFFTQTEETIVVRSNYREKQPNSSFLFVQLEDPKILQVVNVTKTFSDVTDFTINLVTDEDGETNLTVQLWVSKGRRERLIEVKNVKVRVLRPRPDGLFQASNHIDRNILMLFLPMILLNKCAFGCKIELQVFQTVWKRPLPIILATITQFFLMPFCGFLLTQILALPEAQAFGFVMTCTCPGGGGGYLFALLLEGDVTLAILMTCMSTLLALIMMPANSYIYSRLLGLSGTLHSPVFKIMSTLLFILTPISVGIVIKHRLPEKATFLERIVRPLSLILMFIGVYLTFRMGLSFLKAVNLEVLLLSVFVPALGLLFGFFFAKISMLPLPVCKTVSIESGVVNSFLALAIIQLSFSQTHADLASVAPFTVAMCSGCEMLLILLFYKAKKRWILILEEKRQKNLPV from the coding sequence ATGATCAGAGAACTTTTAATTGTCctgcttttgtcatttgtgaCTCTCGGAGAAGCAAGGAAATCATTTCTCAGTTTCCTGAacagagaaaagactgaaatattttttttcacacagACTGAAGAAACCATCGTTGTCAGGTCAAATTACAGAGAGAAACAGCCAAACTCCAGCTTCCTCTTTGTGCAACTCGAAGATCCCAAAATCCTGCAAGTGGTGAATGTGACCAAGACCTTCTCGGATGTTACAGACTTTACCATAAACCTGGTGACAGATGAAGACGGAGAGACAAATCTGACCGTTCAACTATGGGTATCCAAAGGTAGGCGGGAAAGACTCATTGAAGTAAAGAATGTCAAAGTCAGAGTACTCAGACCAAGACCAGACGGTCTTTTCCAGGCATCAAACCATATTGATAGGAATATCCTAATGCTTTTTCTACCAATGATACTGTTAAATAAATGTGCGTTTGGTTGCAAGATTGAATTACAGGTGTTTCAAACAGTGTGGAAGAGACCTTTGCCAATAATTCTCGCGACAATTACACAGTTTTTTCTCATGCCGTTTTGTGGATTTCTTTTGACGCAGATTTTGGCATTGCCTGAGGCACAGGCTTTTGGATTTGTAATGACCTGCACGTgcccaggagggggtgggggctatCTCTTTGCTCTGCTACTAGAAGGAGATGTCACTTTGGCCATTTTGATGACTTGCATGTCAACGTTATTGGCCCTGATAATGATGCCTGCCAATTCGTACATATACAGCAGGCTGTTAGGGTTATCAGGTACCCTTCATAGTCCTGTCTTTAAAATTATGTCAACCCTCCTTTTCATACTTACACCTATATCTGTGGGAATAGTCATCAAACACAGACTGCCTGAAAAAGCAACCTTCCTGGAGAGAATAGTTAGACCTCTGAGtttgattttaatgtttatagGGGTTTACTTGACTTTCAGAATGGGATTGAGCTTTCTAAAAGCAGTTAACCTAGAAGTGCTTCTACTGAGTGTCTTCGTTCCTGCTTTGGGTTTGTTGTTTGGGTTCTTTTTTGCTAAAATCTCTATGCTGCCTCTTCCTGTTTGTAAAACTGTTTCAATCGAAAGCGGGGTAGTGAATAGTTTCTTAGCCCTTGCCATTATTCAGCTTTCCTTCTCGCAAACCCACGCCGACTTAGCTTCCGTGGCTCCCTTTACGGTGGCCATGTGTTCTGGATGTGAAATGTTACTGATCCTTCTGTTCTACAAGGCTAAGAAAAGGTGGATCCTTATCCtagaagagaaaaggcaaaaaaatctCCCTGTCTAA
- the IMPA1 gene encoding inositol monophosphatase 1, producing MADPWQECMDYAVTLARKAGEVVREALKNERNIMIKSSPVDLVTATDQKVEKMLISSIKEKYPSHSFIGEESVAAGEKSILTDNPTWIIDPIDGTTNFVHGFPFVAVSIGFVVNKKMEFGIVYSCMEDKMYTGRKGRGAFCNGQKLQVSHQEDVTKSLLMTELGSSRTPETLRIILSNMERLLCLPIHGIRGVGTAALNMCLVAAGYADAYYEMGIHCWDVAGAGIIVTEAGGVLMDVTGGPFDMMSRRIIASSNKTLAERIAKEIQIIPLQRDDED from the exons ATGGCCGATCCTTGGCAGGAATGCATGGATTATGCAGTAACCCTCGCGAGAAAAGCTGGAGAG GTGGTTCGTGAAGCTCTAAAAAATGAGAGGAATATTATGATTAAAAGTTCCCCAGTTGATTTGGTAACTGCTACTGaccaaaaagttgaaaaaatgcTTATCTCTTCCATAAAGGAAAAGTATCCATCTCACAG CTTCATCGGCGAGGAATCTGTGGCCGCTGGGGAGAAAAGCATCTTAACTGACAACCCGACGTGGATCATCGACCCTATTGATGGAACAACTAATTTTGTACAcgg atttcctTTTGTAGCTGTTTCAATTGGCTTTGTTGTAAATAAAAAG ATGGAATTTGGAATTGTATACAGTTGCATGGAGGATAAGATGTATActggcaggaaaggaagaggtgCCTTTTGCAATGGTCAAAAACTCCAGGTTTCACACCAAGAAG atgttacCAAATCACTCTTGATGACAGAGTTGGGCTCTTCCAGAACACCAGAGACTCTGAGAATTATTCTTTCTAATATGGAAAGGCTCCTTTGCCTTCCCATCCATGG GATCCGAGGTGTTGGAACTGCAGCTCTTAACATGTGCCTCGTGGCAGCTGGATATGCAGATGCGTATTATGAGATGGGAATTCACTGCTGGGACGTAGCCGGTGCTGGCATTATTGTTACTGAGGCTGGTGGAGTCCTCATGGATGTAACAG GTGGACCATTTGATATGATGTCACGAAGAATAATTGCTTCAAGTAATAAAACATTAGCAGAAAGGATAGCCAAAGAAATTCAGATAATACCTCTTCAAAGAGATGATGAAGATTGA